In Brevundimonas sp. SGAir0440, one DNA window encodes the following:
- a CDS encoding cbb3-type cytochrome c oxidase subunit I: MSSETGFDPELYKRFPTTEARPEGELEQLDEVWCGPRRPWEWITAINNNYIGVYYVGAAMLFFVLAGVLALLMRTQLALPMTGFLAQETYNQIFTMHGTVMMFLFAVPAVEALGVLLLPQMLGARDLPFPRLSAYAFWAYLVGGLCFFASLFFGLAPNGGWFMYPPLTSMTYSPGINADFWLLGIGFIEISAIAGAIEIIVGVLKTRAPGMTLDKLPIFAWAMLIFACMIIIAFPSIILSTLLLELERALGWPFFDAAKGGDPMLWQHLFWFFGHPEVYIIFLPAAGAMSTLIPAVAQTKLVGYRLVVLAMLATGFISFGVWAHHMFTTGMPQISINYFSAASMAVSVPAGVQVFAWIATLAAGKMRFNTPGLFAVGGLVIFVMGGLTGVMVAMVPFDWQAHDSYFIVAHLHYVLIGGMVFPLFAAIYYWTPMSSSRALSERWGKWIFWLMFVGHNVTFMPMHLTGLMGMPRRVYTYLPDRGWDLPNMISTVGSFMFGLAVVLWMIDMIRNFRPFGEKDAGNVFGGPGLEWLPAGRYSLRSVPVIKSLYPVWDQPNLARDVEAGRYFLPGAPRGQRETMITSPINAEPQYLQRMPRPSSWYVWGAIFTAGFFLILTIQAYVASLVSGVLAVYCILKWCWGLDRPSGPATVDVGGGVRLPTYVSGPSSHGWWAMVITLIVSGMVAIMACFSYVFLWSRRPDLWQAPPEIGSLPLTLSLLAAAGLGAWASQGALKLDRPRSAGIASVLMLVATLAAGGAFAAEASAWWNSGLRPDVSSQGATVYALLAWQGTFVGISLLMGPFVLLRWLCGLVSPRYPATFEVVALFVAFTAVQGVATSLLIRLFPGVGA; this comes from the coding sequence ATGAGTTCGGAAACCGGGTTCGATCCCGAACTCTACAAACGCTTCCCCACCACCGAAGCCCGGCCCGAGGGCGAGCTGGAGCAGCTCGACGAGGTCTGGTGCGGCCCGCGGCGGCCGTGGGAGTGGATCACGGCGATCAACAACAACTACATCGGCGTCTATTACGTCGGCGCGGCCATGCTGTTCTTCGTGCTGGCGGGCGTGCTGGCGCTGTTGATGCGCACGCAGCTGGCCCTGCCGATGACGGGCTTCCTGGCGCAGGAAACCTACAACCAAATCTTCACCATGCACGGCACGGTGATGATGTTCCTGTTCGCCGTGCCCGCAGTCGAGGCGCTGGGCGTGCTGTTGCTGCCGCAGATGCTGGGGGCGCGCGATCTGCCGTTCCCGAGGCTGAGCGCCTATGCCTTCTGGGCCTATCTGGTCGGGGGGCTGTGCTTCTTCGCCTCGTTGTTCTTCGGCCTAGCGCCGAACGGGGGCTGGTTCATGTATCCGCCCCTGACGTCGATGACCTATTCGCCGGGGATCAACGCCGACTTCTGGCTCCTGGGCATCGGTTTCATCGAGATTTCGGCCATCGCCGGCGCCATCGAGATTATCGTCGGGGTGCTGAAGACGCGCGCGCCGGGCATGACGTTGGACAAGTTGCCGATCTTCGCCTGGGCCATGCTGATCTTCGCCTGCATGATCATCATCGCCTTCCCGTCGATCATTCTGTCGACCCTGCTGCTGGAGCTGGAACGCGCGCTGGGCTGGCCCTTCTTCGATGCGGCCAAGGGCGGCGACCCCATGCTGTGGCAACACCTTTTCTGGTTCTTCGGCCACCCCGAGGTCTACATCATCTTCCTGCCGGCGGCGGGGGCGATGTCGACCCTGATCCCGGCTGTCGCCCAGACCAAGCTGGTCGGTTATCGGCTGGTAGTCCTGGCCATGCTGGCGACCGGCTTCATCAGCTTCGGCGTCTGGGCGCACCACATGTTCACCACGGGCATGCCGCAGATCTCGATCAACTATTTCAGCGCCGCCTCCATGGCCGTCAGCGTGCCGGCGGGGGTGCAGGTCTTTGCCTGGATCGCCACCCTGGCGGCGGGCAAGATGCGGTTCAACACGCCCGGCCTGTTCGCAGTCGGGGGACTGGTGATCTTTGTCATGGGCGGGCTGACCGGGGTGATGGTCGCCATGGTGCCGTTCGACTGGCAGGCCCACGACAGCTACTTCATCGTCGCCCACCTGCATTACGTCCTGATTGGCGGGATGGTCTTCCCGCTCTTCGCGGCCATCTACTACTGGACGCCGATGTCCAGCAGCCGGGCGCTGAGCGAGCGGTGGGGCAAGTGGATCTTCTGGCTAATGTTCGTCGGTCACAACGTGACCTTCATGCCCATGCACCTGACCGGGCTGATGGGCATGCCGCGCCGGGTCTATACCTATCTGCCGGATCGGGGCTGGGACCTGCCCAATATGATCTCGACCGTCGGCTCCTTCATGTTCGGCCTGGCGGTGGTGTTGTGGATGATCGACATGATCCGCAACTTCCGGCCCTTCGGAGAGAAGGACGCGGGCAATGTCTTTGGCGGGCCGGGGTTGGAGTGGCTACCCGCCGGCCGATACTCGCTGCGGTCCGTCCCGGTGATCAAGAGCCTTTATCCGGTGTGGGACCAGCCGAATCTGGCGCGCGACGTCGAGGCCGGCCGCTACTTTCTGCCCGGCGCGCCGCGCGGGCAGCGCGAGACCATGATCACCAGTCCGATCAACGCCGAGCCCCAATATCTCCAGCGGATGCCCCGGCCGTCCAGCTGGTACGTCTGGGGGGCGATATTCACCGCCGGCTTCTTTTTGATCCTGACGATCCAGGCCTATGTCGCCTCCTTGGTTAGCGGCGTGCTGGCCGTCTACTGCATCCTCAAATGGTGCTGGGGACTGGATCGCCCCAGCGGTCCAGCGACGGTGGATGTCGGCGGCGGCGTTCGACTGCCGACCTATGTGTCCGGCCCCAGCAGCCACGGCTGGTGGGCGATGGTCATCACCCTGATCGTGTCGGGCATGGTCGCGATCATGGCCTGCTTCTCCTACGTCTTCCTGTGGAGCCGCCGACCGGACCTTTGGCAGGCGCCGCCCGAGATCGGCTCCCTGCCTTTGACCCTGAGTTTGCTGGCGGCCGCCGGACTCGGCGCCTGGGCTTCGCAAGGCGCGCTGAAGCTGGACCGGCCGCGCAGCGCCGGCATCGCCTCTGTCCTGATGCTGGTCGCCACCCTGGCGGCGGGCGGCGCCTTTGCGGCCGAGGCCTCGGCCTGGTGGAACTCGGGCCTGCGTCCCGACGTCTCCAGCCAGGGCGCGACCGTCTAT
- the coxB gene encoding cytochrome c oxidase subunit II, with protein MKTDAPPGIAGWPPPVLDPAGPFAGPIQTVAWVLFIMAAVVMVVVAVALGIALFGPRKWKRRVGGERMIWIAGLVFPVVVLTGLLVYGLTTTARVADAPKPGEMRVRVTGEMWWWRVAYLDGQGREIVQDANEVHIPAGQPVVFELESADVIHSFWVPRLGGKTDMIPGRRNFMRLQADAPGTYGGQCAEYCGGPHALMGLVVVAHAPDDYVAWLARQSRPAAVVPSAQGPLALIDQGRNVFAASGCAACHTIRGTEANGLAGPDLTHVGSRQTLGAGILPNNQGTMAGWISDSQSLKPGNRMPSYAVLSGQDVRAVAAYLESLK; from the coding sequence ATGAAGACTGACGCCCCTCCCGGAATCGCCGGCTGGCCGCCGCCCGTGCTGGATCCGGCCGGGCCGTTCGCCGGACCGATCCAGACCGTCGCCTGGGTGCTGTTCATCATGGCGGCGGTGGTGATGGTCGTTGTGGCCGTGGCGCTCGGCATCGCCCTGTTCGGGCCGCGCAAGTGGAAGCGGCGGGTCGGCGGCGAGCGAATGATCTGGATTGCGGGACTGGTCTTCCCGGTGGTCGTTCTGACCGGACTGCTGGTCTATGGGCTGACCACGACCGCGCGGGTGGCCGATGCGCCCAAGCCCGGCGAAATGCGGGTGCGCGTTACCGGCGAAATGTGGTGGTGGCGCGTCGCCTATCTGGACGGTCAGGGGCGAGAAATCGTCCAGGACGCCAACGAGGTCCACATCCCGGCCGGCCAGCCTGTCGTGTTCGAGCTGGAAAGCGCGGACGTGATCCACAGCTTCTGGGTGCCGCGCCTGGGCGGAAAGACCGACATGATCCCCGGCCGCCGCAACTTCATGCGGCTGCAAGCCGATGCGCCTGGGACCTACGGCGGCCAATGCGCCGAATACTGCGGCGGTCCTCACGCCCTAATGGGGCTGGTGGTCGTGGCCCATGCGCCGGACGACTATGTCGCCTGGTTGGCGCGTCAGTCGCGGCCGGCCGCCGTCGTGCCCTCGGCCCAGGGGCCGCTCGCCTTGATCGACCAGGGGCGTAACGTCTTCGCCGCCTCGGGCTGCGCCGCCTGTCACACCATTCGCGGGACCGAGGCGAACGGTCTGGCGGGACCGGACCTGACCCACGTCGGCTCTCGCCAGACGCTGGGCGCCGGCATCCTGCCGAACAATCAGGGGACGATGGCCGGCTGGATTTCGGACAGCCAGAGCCTGAAGCCCGGCAATCGGATGCCGTCCTATGCGGTCCTGTCGGGCCAGGACGTGCGCGCCGTCGCCGCCTATCTGGAAAGTCTGAAATGA
- a CDS encoding cytochrome c family protein: MGFRTTGEVMGRRAAACALALALCACVDKSDLPRPVVQADPAAGLAVIREVGCAACHRIPGVAWPEGRSGSNLAGFGARPLIAGRLPNQPDTLIRWLIDAPSMDPGTAMPPMPLTQDQARDVAAYLYTLDED, encoded by the coding sequence ATGGGTTTTCGGACAACGGGCGAGGTGATGGGACGACGGGCGGCGGCCTGTGCGCTGGCGCTCGCCCTGTGCGCCTGCGTGGACAAGTCCGACCTGCCCCGGCCGGTGGTTCAGGCCGATCCGGCCGCCGGACTGGCCGTGATCAGAGAGGTCGGTTGCGCCGCCTGTCACCGGATACCCGGCGTCGCCTGGCCCGAGGGCCGGTCCGGCTCGAACCTTGCGGGGTTTGGCGCGCGTCCCCTGATCGCCGGACGTCTGCCGAACCAGCCCGATACCCTGATCCGCTGGCTGATCGACGCGCCGTCGATGGATCCCGGAACCGCCATGCCGCCCATGCCCCTGACGCAAGACCAAGCCCGCGACGTCGCGGCCTATCTGTATACGCTCGATGAAGACTGA
- a CDS encoding cytochrome b yields the protein MIERLFRQLLEWAAGHHDEGRYSPVGIGFHWVMAGLVIFQLGWGWWMGRQPVGGAMMAAYDLHFAIGVLMLILVIGRLSWRLLAPDLINDADKPGWESMAAHVTHYVFYICLFGLPLSGWAMISATDRTRQLETLGFIKWPLLPLQDLSNTQLWAIEAAAEWMHWGLVVTLLLMIPIHAGAALKHHLIDRDDVFHAMLPVVPQLRPKRTRWQRRWRALEKRVASTARTLWRGLLGPKAI from the coding sequence ATGATCGAAAGACTGTTCAGGCAGCTGCTGGAATGGGCGGCGGGTCACCACGACGAGGGTCGCTATTCGCCCGTCGGCATCGGCTTTCATTGGGTGATGGCGGGGCTGGTGATCTTCCAGCTCGGTTGGGGTTGGTGGATGGGGCGCCAGCCGGTGGGCGGCGCCATGATGGCCGCCTACGACCTGCATTTCGCGATCGGCGTGCTGATGCTGATCCTGGTGATCGGCCGGCTGTCGTGGCGTTTGCTGGCGCCCGACCTGATCAACGATGCGGACAAGCCGGGTTGGGAGAGCATGGCCGCCCATGTGACCCACTATGTCTTCTATATCTGCCTGTTCGGCCTGCCGCTGTCGGGCTGGGCCATGATTTCGGCGACGGATCGGACACGTCAGCTGGAGACGTTGGGCTTCATCAAATGGCCGCTGCTGCCGCTGCAGGATCTGTCCAACACCCAGCTATGGGCGATCGAGGCGGCGGCGGAATGGATGCACTGGGGACTGGTCGTCACCCTGCTGCTGATGATCCCGATCCACGCCGGCGCCGCGCTCAAGCACCATCTGATCGATAGGGACGACGTGTTTCACGCGATGCTGCCGGTCGTGCCGCAGCTTCGACCGAAGCGGACCCGGTGGCAGCGGCGCTGGCGCGCGCTGGAGAAGCGGGTTGCGTCGACAGCCAGGACGCTATGGCGCGGGCTTCTGGGTCCGAAAGCGATTTGA
- a CDS encoding cytochrome c oxidase assembly protein, whose product MLAILVAAAGLVVWRLEGRRRGYGLAAVAVLAVGFVSPLCALSSALFSARTVHHVLLVGLAAPLLAAAMPMRRYGSLILATAVQAVVFWAWHAPDAYGAALSNDAVYWVMQISLLASAVWFWCAARSASAPAAVIALLAAMLAMGLLGAVLTFAGQAVYAPHAYSTLAWGLTPLEDQQAAGLIMWAPAAALYLFAALWRLGRMIGPDAEAHPA is encoded by the coding sequence TTGCTGGCCATCCTCGTTGCAGCCGCGGGCCTGGTCGTGTGGCGGCTGGAAGGGCGGCGGCGCGGTTATGGCCTAGCGGCGGTCGCGGTATTGGCCGTTGGATTTGTGTCCCCCCTGTGCGCCCTCAGTTCGGCGCTGTTCTCGGCGCGGACGGTGCATCATGTGCTGTTGGTCGGCCTCGCCGCGCCCTTGCTGGCGGCCGCAATGCCCATGAGACGTTACGGGTCGCTGATCCTGGCGACGGCGGTGCAGGCGGTGGTGTTCTGGGCCTGGCACGCGCCTGACGCCTATGGCGCCGCCCTGTCGAACGATGCGGTCTATTGGGTGATGCAGATCAGTCTGCTGGCGAGCGCCGTCTGGTTCTGGTGCGCGGCGCGGTCGGCGTCTGCGCCGGCGGCGGTCATCGCCCTGTTGGCGGCCATGCTGGCGATGGGGTTGCTCGGGGCGGTGCTGACCTTTGCGGGGCAGGCGGTCTATGCGCCCCATGCCTATTCGACCTTGGCCTGGGGCCTGACGCCGCTTGAGGATCAGCAGGCGGCCGGGCTGATCATGTGGGCGCCGGCGGCGGCGCTGTATCTGTTCGCGGCCCTGTGGCGGCTGGGGCGGATGATCGGCCCCGACGCCGAGGCGCATCCGGCATGA
- a CDS encoding LysR substrate-binding domain-containing protein — protein sequence MHAKAPSAGADRARDMEVFAAVAAAGSFSAAGRVLGLTPSAVSRTIDRIEARLGVRLVLRTTRALTLTVEGQAYLSAARRIVADLDEAEQSISDQGAPQGRLRVSASLAHGRQVVVPLIGAFVARYPQILVDINLTDTVVDVAAGQADVAIRFGPLLDSPLTARRLGETGRTIVASPAYLARRGVPHVPEDLHQHDCLNFNFRRLEPVWPFRRDGRDYALTVRGPVEANNGESLTQLALAGVGVTRVGNFSVADAIAKGELVPLLEDFNPGDREPIHAVFVGGASVPARIRVFVDFLVDQLRPRSVTTDTAEVAPSAGTG from the coding sequence ATGCACGCAAAGGCGCCGTCAGCGGGCGCGGATCGCGCCCGCGACATGGAGGTGTTCGCGGCTGTGGCTGCGGCCGGCAGCTTTTCAGCGGCCGGTCGGGTTCTTGGGCTGACGCCATCGGCGGTAAGCCGAACGATCGATCGGATCGAGGCGCGACTGGGTGTGCGGCTCGTCCTGCGGACAACCCGCGCCTTGACGTTGACGGTCGAGGGCCAGGCCTATCTGAGCGCCGCACGGAGAATTGTCGCCGACCTGGATGAGGCCGAGCAGTCCATCTCGGACCAGGGCGCGCCGCAGGGACGCCTAAGGGTCAGCGCATCCCTGGCGCACGGTCGGCAGGTGGTCGTGCCGCTGATCGGCGCGTTCGTGGCGCGCTACCCGCAAATCCTCGTCGATATCAATCTGACGGATACGGTCGTGGATGTCGCGGCCGGACAGGCCGATGTCGCCATTCGCTTCGGACCGCTGCTGGACAGTCCGCTGACGGCGCGACGGCTGGGTGAGACAGGGCGAACGATCGTGGCGTCGCCAGCCTATCTCGCGCGTCGCGGCGTGCCGCACGTGCCAGAGGACCTGCACCAACATGACTGTCTGAACTTCAACTTCCGAAGGTTGGAGCCCGTGTGGCCTTTCCGACGGGACGGTCGTGACTATGCGCTCACGGTTCGCGGCCCCGTGGAAGCAAACAATGGCGAGAGCCTGACGCAGCTTGCGCTGGCCGGCGTCGGCGTAACGCGCGTGGGCAACTTCAGCGTCGCCGACGCCATCGCGAAGGGAGAGCTCGTGCCGCTGCTCGAGGATTTCAATCCTGGTGATCGTGAGCCCATCCATGCCGTCTTTGTCGGCGGCGCGAGCGTGCCCGCTCGCATCCGGGTATTCGTCGACTTCTTGGTCGATCAGTTGCGGCCACGGTCGGTTACAACAGACACGGCCGAAGTCGCCCCCAGTGCTGGAACGGGGTGA
- a CDS encoding MFS transporter, with protein sequence MKLNPPLLALAAGAFGIGVTEFAPMGLLPVIATDLGVSIPSAGLLISAYALGVVLGAPLMTLATGRVPRRALLIGLAGIFTIGNALSALADNYALLMIARIITSLNHGAFFGVGAIVAAGLVPPDRKAGAVAAMFMGLTIANVLGVPLATWAGETLGWRASFWGIAMIGVMVMAALALTLPKAAAPAAGDMLAELRVLGRRRVLSALALTVIGSSAMFTVFTYITPILREQTGASLGFITAMLVLYGLGLTVGNWIGGKFADRSVDRTLIVTLAGLSLVLLTFAVAMPFASVSAVLIFLWGIASFALVPPLQVRVMDAARDAPNLASAVNIGAFNLGNAIGAALGGAVIAGGLGYPAVALAGAGASALGLLMIMLMSRRPAVLVAAE encoded by the coding sequence ATGAAACTCAACCCTCCCCTGCTGGCGCTCGCCGCCGGCGCGTTCGGTATCGGCGTGACCGAGTTCGCCCCGATGGGGCTGTTGCCCGTCATCGCGACCGATCTGGGCGTCTCTATTCCATCGGCCGGTCTGCTGATCAGCGCCTACGCTCTGGGCGTCGTCCTGGGCGCGCCCTTGATGACCCTGGCCACGGGCCGTGTTCCGCGCCGCGCCCTGCTCATCGGGCTCGCCGGCATCTTCACGATTGGCAATGCGCTGTCTGCGCTGGCTGACAACTACGCCCTGCTGATGATCGCGCGGATCATCACGTCGCTGAACCATGGCGCCTTCTTTGGCGTCGGCGCCATCGTCGCCGCCGGGCTGGTGCCGCCGGACCGCAAGGCCGGGGCGGTGGCTGCCATGTTCATGGGCTTGACCATCGCCAATGTCTTGGGCGTGCCTCTGGCCACCTGGGCCGGGGAAACCTTGGGCTGGCGGGCCAGCTTCTGGGGCATTGCGATGATCGGCGTCATGGTGATGGCGGCCCTCGCCCTGACCCTGCCGAAAGCCGCCGCACCTGCCGCCGGCGACATGTTGGCTGAACTGCGCGTGCTTGGCCGCAGACGCGTCCTGTCGGCCTTGGCCCTGACAGTTATCGGTTCCAGCGCCATGTTCACCGTCTTCACCTACATCACGCCGATCCTACGCGAACAGACCGGCGCGTCGCTGGGTTTCATCACCGCGATGCTCGTCCTCTATGGGCTTGGCCTGACCGTCGGCAACTGGATCGGCGGCAAGTTTGCTGACCGTTCCGTCGATCGCACGCTGATTGTCACCCTCGCTGGCCTGTCGCTGGTCCTGCTGACCTTCGCCGTTGCCATGCCGTTCGCCAGCGTAAGCGCCGTTCTCATCTTCCTTTGGGGCATCGCCAGCTTCGCGCTCGTGCCGCCGCTTCAGGTTCGTGTGATGGATGCAGCGCGTGACGCCCCGAACCTGGCTTCGGCTGTCAACATCGGCGCCTTCAATCTCGGCAACGCCATCGGGGCCGCTCTGGGCGGCGCCGTCATCGCCGGCGGCCTCGGCTACCCAGCCGTCGCTCTGGCCGGCGCCGGCGCGTCCGCCCTTGGTCTGCTGATGATCATGCTGATGTCACGCCGACCAGCTGTTTTGGTCGCAGCCGAGTAG
- a CDS encoding globin-coupled sensor protein has product MSDAMNLDQRLRFLKLDKAARSRLADARPVIEAALQPSLEAFYAQVRATPDVARFFGAESQIAGAKDAQARHWGLIASGAFDPAYVEGVRRIGQTHARIGLEPRWYIGGYALVLEGLIEAIITSHAKTRSLFSKRDDGKALAATLASVVKAAMLDMDFVISLYLEASEAKRLEADQKRAEAEAEQTRVVEDTAAALAALAQGDLRTRIASDFTGGYARLKTDFNTAMQRLDDAMAEIAGNTGAMQLGAAEISEAADDLSRRTEHQAATLEETAAALDEITATVKRAAEGASRAAAVVETSRQSAEQSREVVSRAVEAMTAIEQSSSQINQIIGVIDEIAFQTNLLALNAGVEAARAGDAGRGFAVVASEVRALAQRSAEAAKEIKSLITTSSVQVKSGVTLVAETGEALSSIVKRVAEIDELMNEITASTREQSTALEEVNTAVNQMDQVTQQNAAMVEQSTAASHSLTSESRQLSDLVQRFSLTRETALSSRALAAPAPRKPSAPRPMRPAVLRSSGSAALAVVEEADTAGWEEF; this is encoded by the coding sequence ATGTCGGACGCAATGAATCTGGACCAAAGACTTCGCTTCTTGAAGCTGGACAAGGCCGCGAGGTCCCGTCTTGCTGACGCCAGACCCGTCATCGAGGCGGCGCTTCAGCCCAGCCTTGAAGCCTTTTACGCCCAGGTTCGTGCGACGCCGGACGTGGCCCGCTTCTTCGGTGCGGAAAGCCAGATCGCTGGAGCCAAGGACGCCCAGGCGCGACACTGGGGCCTGATCGCCTCGGGCGCCTTTGATCCGGCCTATGTCGAGGGCGTGCGCCGCATCGGCCAGACCCACGCCCGGATAGGGCTGGAGCCGCGCTGGTACATCGGCGGCTACGCTCTGGTCCTGGAAGGGCTGATCGAGGCGATCATCACATCCCACGCCAAGACGCGGTCGCTGTTTTCAAAGCGCGACGACGGCAAGGCCTTGGCGGCGACGCTGGCCAGTGTGGTCAAGGCCGCCATGCTCGACATGGATTTCGTCATTTCGCTGTATTTGGAAGCCTCCGAGGCCAAGCGCCTGGAGGCGGACCAGAAGCGTGCCGAGGCCGAGGCCGAACAGACGCGGGTGGTGGAGGACACGGCGGCGGCTCTGGCGGCTCTGGCGCAGGGCGACCTTCGGACTCGCATCGCGTCGGACTTCACCGGCGGCTACGCGCGGCTGAAGACCGACTTCAACACCGCCATGCAGCGTCTGGACGACGCCATGGCCGAGATCGCCGGCAATACGGGCGCCATGCAACTGGGCGCCGCCGAAATCAGCGAAGCCGCCGACGACCTGTCGCGGCGCACCGAGCATCAGGCGGCGACGCTGGAGGAAACGGCGGCCGCGCTGGACGAGATCACCGCCACGGTGAAGCGGGCGGCCGAAGGCGCCAGTCGCGCCGCCGCGGTCGTCGAAACCTCGCGTCAATCCGCCGAGCAGTCGCGCGAGGTGGTCAGCCGCGCCGTCGAGGCCATGACCGCGATCGAACAGTCGTCGTCTCAGATCAATCAGATCATCGGCGTCATCGACGAGATCGCCTTCCAGACCAACCTTCTGGCCTTGAATGCGGGCGTCGAGGCCGCGCGCGCAGGCGACGCCGGGCGAGGATTCGCCGTGGTGGCCTCCGAGGTTCGAGCCCTGGCGCAGCGCTCCGCCGAGGCGGCCAAGGAGATCAAGTCGCTGATCACCACCTCGTCCGTCCAGGTGAAGTCCGGCGTCACCCTGGTCGCAGAAACGGGCGAGGCGCTGTCGTCCATCGTCAAGCGCGTCGCCGAAATCGACGAGCTGATGAACGAGATTACGGCCTCGACGCGCGAGCAATCGACGGCGCTGGAAGAGGTCAACACCGCCGTCAACCAGATGGACCAGGTGACCCAGCAGAACGCCGCCATGGTCGAACAGTCGACGGCGGCCAGCCACAGCCTGACCTCTGAAAGCCGTCAGCTGTCGGATCTGGTCCAGCGCTTCAGCCTGACGCGCGAAACCGCGCTCAGCAGCCGAGCCCTCGCCGCGCCGGCGCCGCGCAAGCCGAGCGCGCCTCGGCCCATGCGTCCGGCCGTCCTGCGATCCTCCGGCTCGGCCGCCCTGGCCGTCGTGGAGGAGGCGGACACGGCCGGCTGGGAGGAGTTCTGA
- a CDS encoding MarR family winged helix-turn-helix transcriptional regulator, producing the protein MDEFTVRAFDDPAMALYALDTALLELDRQLDRVLRADGQSNAAVRALSLIAGEGRRGVKQCALGSTLQAAPASLSRLVDHLVRADLVKRSPHPNDRRVTMLEITEAGRAVLDDRRSQYGRLAGLLTSEGLKTAAQLIPLLQAMAKDVGHAAT; encoded by the coding sequence ATGGACGAGTTCACCGTGCGGGCGTTCGATGATCCCGCGATGGCGTTGTATGCGCTCGACACCGCCTTGCTCGAACTCGATCGCCAGCTTGATCGCGTCCTGCGCGCCGATGGTCAAAGCAATGCCGCCGTCCGCGCCTTGAGCCTGATCGCCGGCGAGGGCCGTCGCGGCGTCAAACAATGCGCTCTCGGGTCGACGCTTCAGGCGGCGCCGGCCTCGCTGTCGCGTCTGGTCGATCATCTGGTTCGCGCCGATCTGGTCAAGCGTTCGCCCCATCCGAACGACCGGCGCGTCACCATGCTGGAAATCACCGAGGCAGGCCGCGCTGTTCTGGACGATCGGCGGTCGCAATACGGGCGTCTTGCCGGACTGTTGACCAGCGAGGGTCTGAAGACCGCCGCCCAGCTGATCCCGCTGCTGCAGGCCATGGCGAAGGACGTCGGTCACGCCGCGACCTGA